Proteins found in one Halobaculum sp. MBLA0147 genomic segment:
- a CDS encoding amidohydrolase family protein, translating to MRLANIDTAFLQDADRTVAHDVDLLLEDGEIVAVESDLADQSDHRVLDCRDRIAVPGLVNCHAHTAMQFARGLSDDEPLFEWLATNGTYTAAVDRDTKRAGCRFATRLMLERGTTTVHDMWNTYLADEFANFGIRAVIGSTMGEEEPPGPDETRPRLETTREAVEAFADRPTLHPSVPVHSVYRATPELLRAAHEVAADAGIPFHVHVAENATEVQRVRDAYGTTPVGVLDDLGVLDEHTVAVHCTELTDADRERLGAAGAGVAHCPSANLKLGGGVADVSALPDSVAVGIGTDGAGSNNDLAPLREARLAALLQKRADPTAMDAQRALDLVTREGAAVLGLDDRLGSLVPGHRADVTLFDATDPALTPAIGDEGLLSNLIYSFHGHAETVLVEGEVVVDDGRCRTDTDDAVATVEAFQAEVATEEGRTPYRRS from the coding sequence GTGCGCCTCGCGAACATCGACACGGCTTTCCTCCAAGACGCCGACCGCACGGTCGCTCACGACGTCGACCTCCTCCTCGAAGACGGGGAGATCGTCGCCGTCGAGTCGGATCTCGCGGACCAGTCTGACCACCGCGTGTTGGACTGTCGCGACCGGATCGCCGTCCCGGGGCTGGTGAACTGCCACGCACACACCGCGATGCAGTTCGCGCGTGGGCTCTCGGACGACGAGCCCCTGTTCGAGTGGCTCGCGACGAACGGGACCTACACCGCCGCGGTCGACCGCGACACCAAACGCGCGGGTTGTCGCTTCGCGACGCGACTGATGCTCGAACGCGGGACGACGACCGTCCACGACATGTGGAACACGTACCTCGCCGACGAGTTCGCCAACTTCGGCATCCGAGCGGTGATCGGGAGCACGATGGGCGAGGAGGAGCCACCCGGTCCGGACGAGACGCGCCCGCGACTGGAGACGACACGTGAGGCGGTCGAGGCCTTCGCCGACCGGCCGACGCTGCACCCGTCCGTGCCGGTCCACTCCGTCTACCGTGCCACACCCGAACTACTCCGAGCGGCACACGAGGTCGCCGCAGACGCCGGGATTCCGTTCCACGTCCACGTCGCCGAGAACGCGACCGAGGTGCAGCGCGTTCGCGACGCCTACGGTACCACTCCCGTCGGCGTACTCGACGACCTCGGCGTCCTCGACGAGCACACTGTCGCGGTCCACTGTACCGAACTGACGGACGCGGACCGCGAGCGACTCGGCGCCGCCGGCGCAGGTGTCGCACACTGTCCGTCGGCGAACCTCAAACTCGGGGGCGGCGTGGCGGACGTGTCGGCACTCCCCGACAGTGTCGCCGTCGGAATCGGGACGGACGGTGCAGGGTCGAACAACGATCTCGCGCCGCTGCGGGAGGCGCGACTGGCGGCGCTCCTCCAGAAGCGCGCGGACCCGACAGCGATGGACGCCCAGCGGGCGCTGGATCTGGTCACGCGCGAGGGGGCAGCGGTGCTGGGCCTCGACGACCGTCTCGGCTCGCTCGTCCCCGGCCACCGCGCCGACGTGACGCTGTTCGACGCCACGGATCCGGCGCTCACGCCGGCGATCGGCGACGAGGGGCTCCTGTCGAACCTGATCTACAGCTTCCACGGCCACGCCGAGACGGTGCTCGTCGAGGGCGAGGTGGTCGTCGACGACGGCCGGTGTCGCACCGACACCGACGACGCCGTCGCGACGGTCGAGGCGTTCCAGGCCGAGGTGGCGACGGAGGAGGGTCGCACACCGTACCGCCGGTCGTGA
- a CDS encoding DM13 domain-containing protein: protein MNTKLLVAAAVLVAVGGGAVAVIGPGDFFLPEETTQGDGTVLATETPSTTDGATGDTEETASGSDGTPSGDGGTAAIDSGSDGDGSATVLASGEFVGVDGHDVSGRVSLVERDGDLYLQFRDYQQTSGPDVFVYVTPADEPTTSGPVNAGTKVRLDGGGDGGEATKRGTFVQKLPDSVSADDVEGIAIWCEAFGVPFGYADLTR from the coding sequence GTGAACACGAAACTCCTCGTCGCCGCGGCGGTCCTCGTGGCCGTCGGCGGCGGTGCGGTCGCGGTGATCGGTCCCGGTGACTTCTTCCTCCCCGAGGAGACGACACAGGGGGACGGCACCGTCCTGGCGACGGAGACGCCGAGCACTACCGACGGCGCGACGGGCGACACCGAAGAGACGGCGTCGGGTAGCGACGGGACGCCGTCCGGTGACGGCGGGACGGCGGCGATTGACTCGGGCTCGGACGGTGACGGCTCTGCGACGGTGCTCGCGAGCGGCGAGTTCGTCGGGGTCGACGGCCACGACGTGTCGGGGCGTGTCTCGCTCGTCGAGCGCGACGGGGACCTCTACCTCCAGTTCCGCGACTACCAACAGACCAGCGGCCCCGACGTGTTCGTCTACGTCACCCCCGCAGACGAGCCGACGACGAGCGGCCCGGTGAACGCCGGGACGAAGGTGCGGTTGGACGGCGGCGGGGACGGCGGCGAGGCGACCAAACGCGGGACCTTCGTCCAGAAGCTCCCCGACTCCGTGTCGGCCGACGACGTAGAGGGGATCGCGATCTGGTGTGAGGCGTTCGGCGTCCCGTTCGGGTACGCCGATCTGACGCGGTGA